A stretch of Usitatibacter palustris DNA encodes these proteins:
- a CDS encoding c-type cytochrome yields the protein MPEGERSPRGRGGGSVSWVSSRAMGINRGNVPQPGIRPRQHPPRGRCRFLRFRPCPGFDTVGYPRHHEPQEAPEQGGTSTRMSLAASLPRVRAYGVRNKCRHPPGSRRARSGCARHDDCRASLFPDRMVRPNRRCHGVRPDVGSGEGLTRRQVLVACAWLCAAWTTNAADPTAAAELVARGQALFQRHCVPCHGAQADGNGPAAAKHDPPPANLRASVVSDDYKRRIIRGGGRSVGRSPAMPAWRPALSEPQIEDLIAYLGSIASR from the coding sequence ATGCCGGAAGGAGAAAGAAGCCCACGAGGGCGAGGCGGCGGATCAGTGTCATGGGTCTCTTCTCGGGCAATGGGGATTAACCGGGGAAACGTACCACAGCCGGGAATCCGGCCACGACAGCATCCTCCGCGCGGGCGGTGTCGTTTTCTCCGCTTTCGGCCCTGCCCCGGGTTTGACACTGTCGGCTATCCCCGACACCATGAACCCCAGGAAGCGCCGGAACAGGGCGGGACATCCACCCGGATGTCTCTGGCAGCCAGCCTTCCACGAGTCCGCGCCTACGGAGTGCGGAACAAATGTCGTCACCCACCAGGTTCGCGCCGCGCGCGTAGCGGCTGCGCGCGCCACGACGACTGCCGCGCATCCCTGTTTCCGGATCGAATGGTTCGTCCTAACAGGAGATGTCATGGCGTTCGTCCGGATGTCGGCTCAGGTGAAGGATTGACGCGGCGGCAGGTCCTCGTGGCCTGCGCCTGGCTGTGCGCGGCCTGGACCACGAATGCAGCCGACCCGACAGCAGCCGCCGAACTCGTGGCGCGCGGCCAGGCGTTGTTCCAACGCCACTGCGTGCCTTGCCATGGCGCTCAAGCCGACGGAAACGGGCCCGCGGCGGCGAAGCATGATCCCCCTCCCGCGAACCTGCGGGCGAGCGTGGTCTCCGATGACTACAAACGACGCATCATCCGGGGCGGGGGCCGTAGCGTTGGCCGTTCCCCGGCGATGCCGGCATGGCGGCCTGCGCTCTCCGAGCCGCAGATCGAGGACCTGATAGCCTATCTGGGTTCGATCGCCTCTCGCTGA
- a CDS encoding 2-oxoacid:ferredoxin oxidoreductase subunit beta, translated as MTYLAKPKLHHPELPKNKLGFTRRDYEGTVSTLCAGCGHDSISSAIIQACFELDIAPHRVAKLSGIGCSSKTPTYFLGQSHGFNSVHGRMPSVLTGANVANRDLIYLGVSGDGDSASIGLGQFAHVMRRGVNMTYIVENNGVYGLTKGQFSATADRGSKSKRGALNSDESIDLVLMALQLGATYVARSFSGDKAQLVPLIKGALLHEGAAFLDVLSPCVAFNNHDGSTKSYDYVREHNEAVNSLDVITVHREITTEYPPGSIQEVKQHDGSILRLRKIEASYDASSRLSAMTYVQSRYDRGEIATGLLYFAPTPRDLHDSLNTVATPLNQLNERELCPGNAALEKFNAGLR; from the coding sequence ATGACGTACCTGGCGAAGCCCAAGCTGCACCACCCGGAGCTCCCGAAGAACAAGCTCGGGTTCACGCGGCGCGACTACGAAGGCACGGTCTCCACGCTCTGCGCCGGTTGCGGGCACGATTCCATCAGCAGCGCGATCATCCAGGCATGCTTCGAGCTCGACATCGCGCCGCATCGCGTGGCGAAGCTCTCGGGCATCGGCTGCTCGTCGAAGACGCCCACGTACTTCCTCGGCCAGTCGCACGGCTTCAACTCCGTGCACGGGCGCATGCCCTCGGTCCTGACGGGCGCGAATGTCGCCAACCGCGACCTCATCTACCTTGGCGTCTCCGGCGACGGCGATTCCGCCTCGATCGGCCTCGGGCAGTTCGCCCACGTGATGCGCCGGGGCGTGAACATGACCTACATCGTCGAGAACAACGGCGTGTACGGCCTCACCAAGGGGCAGTTCTCGGCGACGGCCGACCGCGGCTCGAAAAGCAAGCGGGGCGCGCTCAACTCCGACGAATCGATCGACCTCGTGTTGATGGCGCTGCAACTCGGCGCCACCTACGTCGCCCGCAGCTTCTCCGGCGACAAGGCGCAGCTCGTCCCGCTGATCAAGGGCGCGCTCCTGCACGAAGGCGCGGCTTTCCTCGATGTCCTCTCGCCGTGCGTGGCGTTCAACAACCACGACGGCTCGACCAAGAGCTACGACTACGTGCGCGAGCATAACGAAGCGGTGAATTCGCTCGACGTGATCACGGTGCACAGGGAAATCACCACCGAGTACCCGCCGGGCAGCATCCAGGAAGTGAAGCAACACGACGGTTCGATCCTGCGCCTGCGAAAGATTGAAGCGTCCTACGATGCGTCCAGCCGCCTTTCCGCGATGACCTACGTGCAATCGCGCTACGACCGCGGCGAGATCGCCACGGGGCTGCTGTACTTCGCGCCCACGCCGCGCGATCTGCACGACAGCCTCAACACCGTTGCGACGCCGCTCAACCAGTTGAACGAGCGTGAACTCTGTCCGGGCAATGCAGCGTTGGAGAAATTCAACGCCGGACTTCGGTAG
- a CDS encoding 2-oxoacid:acceptor oxidoreductase subunit alpha, translated as MKPISATNDFVIKFANVNGSGSASANTLFAKAIMRMGVPISPRNIFPSNIQGLPTWYEVRVTERGWLGRRGGCDMMVAMNPQTWDPDVAEIEPGGYLFYDSTRPLPASKFRDDINVIGIPLTAITNAAYSDPRQRTLFKNIIYVGALSALLEIDVPEIEKLIAEQYKGKEKLLEPNIRALHMGRDYALANLQCPLGIRVKRSDGVGKKVFVEGNSAAALGCVYGGATFAAWYPITPSSSMAEAFAKHCRKFRVDPESSKNRFAIVQAEDELASIGMVIGAAWNGARAFTCTSGPGISLMSEFIGLAYFAEIPAVIFDVQRAGPSTGMPTRTQQADVLACAYASHGDTKHVLLFPEDPKESFEMAADSFDLADRLQTPVFVLLDLDIGMNERLCDPLKWDDSRHFDRGKVRSYQDLEAGARFGRYLDIDGDGITYRTYPGTHPKRGSFFTRGTSRDRYARYTEDGKAYVDNMQRLLRKFETAKELVPKAERIDASRATRFGVIFYGSTGPAMREALADLEDASIEVDALRIRAFPFHDEVIEWVGRHEHVFVVEQNRDGQLRTLLVAEGAIDPGKLTPVLHYDGTPITARFIQGEIAQRLGAFNVTPIKKTAATGGGGE; from the coding sequence ATGAAGCCCATATCCGCCACCAACGACTTCGTCATCAAGTTCGCGAACGTCAACGGCTCGGGTTCCGCCTCGGCCAACACGCTCTTCGCGAAAGCCATCATGCGCATGGGGGTGCCGATCTCCCCGCGCAACATCTTCCCGTCCAACATCCAGGGCCTGCCCACGTGGTACGAGGTGCGCGTGACCGAGCGCGGCTGGCTCGGGCGCCGGGGCGGCTGCGACATGATGGTCGCGATGAACCCGCAGACTTGGGACCCGGACGTCGCCGAGATCGAGCCGGGCGGCTACCTCTTCTACGACAGCACGCGTCCGCTGCCCGCGAGCAAGTTCCGCGACGACATCAACGTGATCGGCATCCCGCTCACGGCGATCACTAACGCGGCGTACTCGGATCCGCGCCAGCGCACCCTCTTCAAGAACATCATCTACGTGGGCGCGCTCTCGGCACTGCTCGAGATCGACGTCCCCGAGATCGAGAAGCTGATCGCCGAACAGTACAAGGGCAAGGAGAAGCTCCTCGAGCCCAACATCAGGGCCCTGCACATGGGCCGCGACTACGCGCTCGCGAACCTGCAGTGCCCGCTGGGCATCCGCGTGAAGCGCAGCGATGGGGTCGGCAAGAAGGTCTTCGTCGAAGGCAACAGCGCCGCGGCGCTGGGCTGCGTGTACGGCGGCGCGACGTTTGCCGCGTGGTACCCGATCACGCCCTCGTCCTCGATGGCCGAAGCGTTCGCCAAGCACTGCCGCAAGTTCCGCGTCGATCCGGAGTCGAGCAAGAACCGGTTCGCGATCGTCCAGGCCGAAGACGAGCTCGCGTCCATCGGCATGGTGATCGGCGCCGCGTGGAACGGCGCTCGCGCCTTCACCTGCACCTCGGGCCCGGGCATCTCGCTCATGAGCGAGTTCATCGGCCTCGCGTACTTCGCGGAGATTCCGGCCGTGATCTTCGACGTGCAGCGGGCAGGGCCGTCGACCGGTATGCCCACGCGCACGCAGCAGGCCGACGTTCTTGCCTGCGCCTATGCTTCGCACGGCGATACCAAACACGTGCTGCTCTTCCCGGAGGACCCGAAGGAATCCTTCGAGATGGCCGCGGATTCCTTCGATCTCGCCGACCGCCTGCAGACGCCGGTGTTCGTGCTCCTCGACCTCGACATCGGCATGAACGAGCGCCTGTGCGATCCGCTCAAGTGGGACGACAGCCGCCACTTCGACCGCGGCAAGGTCCGCAGCTACCAGGACCTCGAAGCCGGCGCGCGTTTCGGCCGCTACCTCGACATCGATGGCGACGGCATCACGTATCGCACCTATCCCGGAACGCACCCGAAGCGTGGGTCGTTCTTCACGCGCGGGACCAGCCGCGACCGCTATGCGCGCTACACGGAAGACGGCAAGGCGTACGTCGACAACATGCAGCGCCTGCTGCGCAAGTTCGAGACCGCGAAGGAGCTGGTGCCCAAGGCCGAGCGGATCGACGCCTCCCGGGCCACGCGCTTCGGCGTGATCTTCTATGGCTCGACGGGGCCCGCGATGCGCGAAGCCCTGGCGGACCTGGAGGATGCTTCGATCGAGGTGGACGCGCTGCGCATCCGCGCCTTCCCGTTCCACGACGAAGTCATCGAGTGGGTGGGCCGCCACGAGCACGTGTTCGTGGTCGAGCAGAACCGCGACGGGCAGCTGCGCACGCTCCTCGTGGCCGAAGGAGCGATCGACCCGGGGAAGCTCACGCCCGTGCTGCACTACGACGGCACGCCGATCACCGCTCGCTTCATCCAGGGCGAGATCGCCCAGCGCCTCGGCGCCTTCAACGTGACCCCGATCAAGAAAACAGCCGCTACTGGGGGCGGTGGGGAATGA
- a CDS encoding ABC transporter substrate-binding protein gives MKRALPMVVAALACIAGAVQAKDIVIGQSLGLTGGGAEVAKQYLQGAKCYFDSVNKEGGIRNNRIRLVSLDDGGNREKTVENTKKLLAGEKVTALFGYTAAAGAQAVFPLIEQASIPLVGIASGGLGVHDQFRKMVFHVRASYYHELEGAVDLLRSSGLAGPDTTFAFVYNQDAKANLGAFADVMARKKAKTAGSVGIDRNSTDMKAPVETILKGKPGVVIAITTAKAMGALIKEARRQGYTGTIVSSSFAGDPLVREAGSEGVGTIVIHVVPDPLLRTTAITSNYLTALAKCQDMDPPSASGLEGYISARVLVEGLRRAGANLTSAGLVTGLESIQKLDLGGVIVDFSPTDHEGMRFVDFLIISKSGKLKK, from the coding sequence ATGAAACGCGCACTCCCGATGGTCGTAGCCGCACTGGCCTGCATCGCAGGCGCCGTGCAAGCCAAGGACATCGTGATCGGCCAATCGCTCGGCCTCACCGGCGGCGGCGCCGAGGTCGCCAAGCAGTACCTGCAGGGCGCGAAGTGCTACTTCGATTCGGTCAACAAGGAAGGCGGCATCCGCAACAACCGCATTCGCCTCGTGAGCCTCGACGACGGCGGCAACCGCGAAAAAACCGTCGAGAACACGAAGAAGCTGCTCGCGGGCGAAAAGGTCACGGCCCTGTTCGGCTACACCGCGGCCGCCGGCGCCCAGGCGGTCTTCCCGCTGATCGAACAAGCCTCCATCCCGTTGGTCGGAATCGCGAGTGGCGGACTGGGTGTGCACGACCAGTTCCGCAAGATGGTGTTCCACGTTCGCGCGAGCTATTACCACGAGCTCGAAGGCGCGGTCGACCTGCTTCGGTCATCCGGGCTGGCCGGGCCGGACACGACGTTCGCGTTCGTCTACAACCAGGACGCGAAGGCCAACCTCGGCGCGTTCGCGGATGTCATGGCCCGCAAGAAGGCCAAGACCGCCGGTTCCGTGGGCATCGATCGCAATTCCACGGACATGAAGGCGCCGGTCGAGACCATCCTCAAGGGCAAGCCCGGCGTCGTGATCGCCATCACCACGGCGAAGGCCATGGGCGCGCTGATCAAGGAAGCGCGCCGCCAGGGCTACACGGGCACGATCGTGAGCTCGTCCTTCGCGGGCGATCCGCTCGTGCGCGAGGCCGGAAGCGAAGGGGTCGGCACGATCGTGATCCACGTCGTCCCGGATCCCCTGCTGCGCACGACAGCCATCACCAGCAACTACCTGACCGCGCTCGCGAAGTGCCAGGACATGGACCCGCCGAGTGCGAGCGGCCTCGAGGGCTACATTTCCGCGCGGGTGCTGGTGGAAGGCCTTCGACGCGCCGGCGCGAACCTCACGAGCGCGGGCCTCGTCACTGGCCTGGAGTCGATCCAGAAGCTGGACCTGGGCGGCGTCATCGTCGACTTCTCGCCCACCGACCACGAAGGCATGCGCTTCGTGGACTTCCTCATCATCAGCAAGAGCGGGAAGCTGAAGAAGTAG
- a CDS encoding methyl-accepting chemotaxis protein, with protein MKRYVAFAASHPYLLAALCVVLFLPWVWMAALVPPWALLTSLALVPLAAFLALVLVVKDVSLDDTLEGGSEEDLLKWRKRTRLFQQVVIGLDTMLSRWDTASKANQKNLEIMGESVEEVIKLTETAVSEISRNFRVVVARAREQTDAAMSLLKRDQHGAAGGILSLPEFIQAYDQQLVNVTSHMTGFSEAADEMARHQSRISEHAAVMDRTMDELRDMASQISRIALDGSVAMTSQEVNPRNFIEMTDRIRGISAQAHELTRKARQGLEAIGDEVRQGNRRTTQVADAARRAVDTARSEVSALSSSTIEQTNQIETTLTRINVLSVEIQKDIDSIIVAMQFQDITRQKLEKLRQPILGAASDSLSLLSHETRALLQRDLYRAVRAYAESAIRPTGAGTDRERVQQAVELAAGQLDEAGDAHGAVPAPSASPAQDGKKSSDKVEIF; from the coding sequence ATGAAACGTTACGTCGCCTTCGCCGCCAGCCATCCGTACCTGTTGGCCGCGTTGTGCGTCGTCCTGTTCCTGCCCTGGGTGTGGATGGCCGCTCTCGTCCCGCCCTGGGCGCTGCTCACCTCCCTCGCGCTCGTGCCGCTCGCCGCTTTCCTCGCGCTGGTGCTCGTGGTGAAGGACGTCTCGCTCGACGACACCCTTGAAGGGGGGAGCGAGGAAGATCTCCTCAAGTGGCGCAAGCGCACGCGCCTCTTCCAGCAGGTGGTGATCGGCCTCGACACCATGCTCTCGCGCTGGGACACCGCCTCGAAGGCGAACCAGAAGAATCTCGAGATCATGGGCGAATCGGTCGAGGAGGTGATCAAGCTCACCGAGACGGCGGTCTCCGAGATCAGCAGGAATTTCCGCGTCGTCGTCGCCCGTGCGCGCGAGCAGACCGATGCCGCGATGTCGCTGCTCAAGCGCGACCAGCATGGCGCGGCGGGGGGCATCCTCTCGCTGCCCGAATTCATCCAGGCCTACGACCAGCAACTGGTCAACGTCACGTCGCACATGACCGGCTTCTCCGAGGCGGCCGACGAGATGGCGCGCCACCAGTCGCGAATCAGCGAGCACGCGGCCGTCATGGACCGGACGATGGACGAGCTGCGCGACATGGCCTCGCAGATCTCGCGCATCGCCCTCGACGGCTCGGTCGCGATGACCTCGCAGGAGGTCAATCCGCGCAACTTCATCGAGATGACCGACCGCATCCGCGGCATCAGCGCCCAGGCGCACGAGCTCACGCGCAAGGCCCGCCAGGGCCTGGAAGCGATCGGCGACGAAGTGCGGCAGGGCAACCGGCGCACGACGCAAGTGGCCGATGCCGCGCGCCGCGCCGTGGACACCGCTCGTTCCGAGGTGAGCGCGCTCAGCTCGTCCACCATCGAGCAGACCAACCAGATCGAGACCACGCTCACCCGCATCAATGTGCTGAGCGTGGAAATCCAGAAGGACATCGACAGCATCATCGTCGCGATGCAGTTCCAGGACATCACGCGCCAGAAGCTCGAGAAGCTTCGCCAGCCGATCCTGGGCGCGGCCAGCGACTCGCTGTCGCTGCTTTCCCACGAAACGCGGGCACTCCTGCAGCGGGACCTCTACCGAGCGGTGCGTGCCTACGCCGAGAGCGCGATCCGCCCCACGGGCGCGGGCACGGACCGCGAGCGCGTCCAGCAGGCGGTCGAGCTGGCCGCCGGGCAACTCGACGAGGCAGGCGACGCCCATGGCGCCGTTCCGGCTCCGAGCGCCAGCCCGGCCCAGGACGGCAAGAAGTCGAGCGACAAGGTCGAGATTTTCTAG
- a CDS encoding BACON domain-containing protein, which produces MTLIRRLALVGFFLLPAFAHADSNHSAPVPVAKAAAVESFKLAPGAAHGALRLEPINPALIEEVKAGNAGTFEKRLQIGIGRPVEMSLDRKIPWVAVPGGYAAQWEVSSPGALALRVMIAADREAAQPMQIRFAGTSRRDLVSAPIEASDIPADGTTHWSPVLEGEGAVIEVFAAGDAPPASLPFSIHQVSHFFVAPWAAEAESLAKASGACQIDLICRSATNAALAQVGRAVARMTFGDGTGSGASYLCTGTLLNPTGGVATPYFYGAAHCISTQAAANTLTTHWFYERTSCGSGGVGPNYVQVAGGATLLYANTTSDGLLLQLRGTPPAGAILAGWDSATLTNGTPFTAVHHPAGDFKKVSFGAMDGFGNPRGTGTNYVISRWSESVVEGGSSGSGIFTLAGSEYVLRGGLQGGPSSCTAATSNRYDYYSRFDQVFPAIRQYLNPSACSYSLSPNSITVGANAASGTVAVTSTAGCAWNPTSNQSWLTTSSTGSGSGTLSYSVAANTGATRTATLSIGGVPFDVTQQGTSGTNLVANAGFETGSASWSQSATGGAPLIFELPSQARTGAWVAFLGGYNSGTDTLSQQVTVPSGGTTTLQFWYVIATEETTSTTVYDRMIVSVNNATTGARLATLATYSNLNRATTYAQSAALDLSAFAGQTVVLVFEATMDSSNLTAFFIDDITLTSTGGSGGGSTNYTAMWWNAAESGWGINVSHQGNTVFATMFTYDSAGNPLWLTMSDGQKGSGETFTGRLYRTTGSAFNANPFTPIGAGNITDVGSMTITFSGETATLSYTFNGTTVNKTLTKYLFGSRVANCVSTSGDRTGLTNYQDLWWFGPGESGWGLNITHQDTKLFVTMFNYNAAGQGVWWIMSDGPRQGDGSYLGLLYQTTGPAFNANPFTPIGAGNITQVGTMRLTFQNGTQATLVYTVNGVTVTKQITRYILTTSFPSCS; this is translated from the coding sequence ATGACACTGATCCGCCGCCTCGCCCTCGTGGGCTTCTTTCTCCTTCCGGCATTCGCGCACGCCGACTCGAACCATTCGGCCCCCGTGCCCGTTGCAAAGGCGGCCGCGGTTGAATCGTTCAAGCTCGCGCCCGGTGCCGCCCATGGCGCGCTGCGCCTCGAGCCCATCAATCCGGCGCTCATCGAGGAGGTGAAGGCCGGCAACGCGGGCACGTTCGAAAAGAGGCTGCAGATCGGCATCGGCCGGCCCGTCGAGATGTCGCTCGATCGCAAGATTCCCTGGGTCGCCGTTCCGGGCGGCTATGCGGCGCAGTGGGAAGTGTCGTCGCCCGGTGCCCTGGCGCTTCGCGTGATGATCGCCGCCGACCGCGAGGCCGCGCAGCCGATGCAGATTCGTTTCGCGGGGACTTCGCGGCGCGATCTCGTGTCCGCTCCCATCGAGGCGTCCGATATTCCCGCGGATGGCACGACGCATTGGAGTCCCGTGCTCGAAGGCGAGGGCGCGGTCATCGAAGTCTTCGCGGCCGGCGATGCGCCGCCTGCGAGCCTGCCGTTTTCGATCCACCAGGTTTCGCATTTCTTCGTCGCGCCCTGGGCGGCCGAGGCCGAGAGCCTCGCCAAGGCCTCCGGCGCGTGCCAGATCGACCTCATCTGCCGTTCCGCGACGAACGCCGCGCTCGCGCAGGTTGGGCGCGCGGTCGCGCGCATGACATTCGGTGACGGCACGGGCAGCGGTGCGAGCTACCTGTGCACCGGAACGCTCCTCAATCCCACGGGTGGCGTGGCCACGCCGTACTTCTATGGCGCGGCGCACTGCATCAGCACGCAGGCTGCGGCGAACACGCTCACCACGCATTGGTTCTACGAACGCACCTCGTGTGGAAGCGGCGGTGTCGGCCCGAACTACGTGCAAGTCGCCGGTGGCGCGACGCTGCTCTATGCCAACACCACCTCCGATGGACTGCTGCTGCAGCTGCGGGGCACGCCGCCCGCCGGCGCAATTCTCGCGGGCTGGGACTCGGCCACGCTCACCAATGGCACGCCGTTCACCGCGGTCCACCATCCCGCGGGCGACTTCAAGAAGGTGAGCTTTGGCGCCATGGATGGCTTCGGCAATCCGCGCGGCACGGGCACCAACTACGTGATCAGCCGCTGGAGCGAAAGCGTGGTCGAAGGCGGCAGCAGCGGATCGGGGATCTTCACGCTCGCCGGCAGCGAATACGTCCTGCGCGGCGGCCTGCAAGGCGGCCCGTCGAGCTGCACCGCGGCGACGAGCAACCGCTACGACTACTACTCGCGCTTCGACCAGGTCTTCCCCGCGATCCGCCAGTACCTGAATCCTTCGGCTTGCAGCTACTCGCTCTCGCCCAACAGCATCACCGTCGGCGCGAATGCGGCGAGCGGCACGGTCGCGGTGACCTCGACCGCCGGTTGCGCATGGAATCCCACGAGCAACCAGTCTTGGCTCACGACTTCGAGCACGGGCAGCGGGAGCGGCACGCTCAGCTACTCGGTCGCGGCCAACACCGGCGCCACGCGCACCGCCACGCTATCGATCGGCGGCGTGCCGTTCGATGTCACGCAGCAAGGCACCAGCGGCACCAACCTCGTGGCCAATGCCGGCTTCGAAACCGGAAGCGCCTCGTGGAGCCAGTCGGCCACGGGCGGCGCGCCGCTCATCTTCGAACTGCCCTCGCAAGCGCGCACGGGCGCCTGGGTCGCGTTCCTGGGTGGCTACAACAGCGGCACCGACACGCTCTCGCAGCAGGTGACGGTCCCGTCGGGCGGCACCACGACGCTGCAGTTCTGGTACGTGATCGCGACCGAAGAGACGACGAGCACCACGGTCTATGACCGCATGATCGTTTCCGTGAACAACGCCACCACGGGCGCGCGGCTTGCAACGCTGGCCACCTATTCGAACCTGAACCGCGCGACGACGTACGCACAGAGCGCGGCGCTCGACCTCTCGGCCTTCGCGGGCCAGACGGTCGTTCTCGTCTTCGAAGCGACGATGGACTCGTCGAACCTCACGGCCTTCTTCATCGACGACATCACGCTCACGTCGACGGGCGGCAGTGGTGGCGGCAGTACGAACTACACGGCGATGTGGTGGAACGCCGCCGAGTCGGGCTGGGGCATCAACGTGAGCCACCAGGGCAACACCGTCTTTGCGACGATGTTCACCTACGACTCCGCGGGCAACCCGCTGTGGCTCACGATGTCCGACGGCCAGAAGGGTTCGGGCGAAACATTCACCGGCCGCCTCTATCGCACGACGGGCTCGGCGTTCAACGCGAATCCGTTCACGCCGATCGGCGCGGGCAACATCACCGACGTGGGATCGATGACGATCACGTTCTCCGGAGAAACCGCGACGCTCTCGTACACGTTCAACGGCACCACCGTGAACAAGACGCTCACGAAATACCTGTTCGGTTCTCGCGTGGCCAACTGTGTATCGACCAGCGGGGATCGCACGGGCCTCACGAACTACCAGGACCTGTGGTGGTTCGGTCCCGGCGAATCGGGCTGGGGGCTGAACATCACGCACCAGGACACCAAGCTGTTCGTGACGATGTTCAACTACAACGCCGCGGGGCAGGGCGTGTGGTGGATCATGTCGGACGGACCGAGGCAGGGCGATGGGTCGTACCTGGGCCTGCTCTACCAGACGACGGGGCCGGCATTCAATGCGAATCCGTTCACGCCGATCGGTGCGGGCAACATCACGCAAGTAGGAACGATGCGCCTGACCTTCCAGAATGGAACACAGGCCACGCTCGTGTACACGGTCAACGGCGTGACCGTGACCAAGCAGATCACGCGCTACATCCTCACCACGAGCTTCCCGTCCTGCAGCTAG
- a CDS encoding chemotaxis protein CheW, with translation MAAPVQPRAGAAGAAGREVLVFLLGKEEYGVDILKVQEIRGYEKVTAIASAPDYLKGVINLRGTIVPVIDLRIKFGKMDPQYDSLTVVIILRLARRVIGVVVDGVSDVIRLAENEVRAAPAFGGMVNAEYLGGVGVQDGRMVLLFDIERFLSSNELRLLEQAAENPA, from the coding sequence GTGGCGGCACCCGTGCAGCCCCGGGCGGGAGCGGCCGGCGCGGCCGGGCGCGAGGTCCTCGTCTTCCTGCTGGGGAAGGAAGAGTATGGCGTCGACATCCTGAAGGTGCAGGAGATTCGCGGCTATGAGAAAGTGACCGCCATCGCCTCGGCACCCGACTACCTGAAGGGCGTGATCAACCTGAGGGGCACGATCGTTCCCGTGATCGACCTGCGCATCAAGTTCGGGAAAATGGACCCGCAATACGACAGCCTGACGGTCGTGATCATCCTGCGCCTCGCACGGCGCGTGATCGGCGTCGTGGTCGACGGCGTCTCCGACGTCATTCGCCTTGCCGAGAACGAGGTCCGCGCGGCCCCGGCCTTCGGCGGGATGGTCAACGCCGAGTACCTGGGTGGCGTCGGCGTGCAGGACGGCCGCATGGTCCTGCTCTTCGACATCGAGCGCTTCCTTTCCTCGAACGAGCTGCGGCTGCTCGAACAGGCCGCCGAAAACCCCGCATGA
- the ltaE gene encoding low-specificity L-threonine aldolase — MKPIDLRSDTVTRPTTAMRAAMAQAEVGDDVFGDDPTINRLQETAASMFGMDAGLFFPSGTQSNLAALMAHCQRGEEVIVGQSAHTYKYEGGGAAVLGSIQPQPLTNKPDGTLDLAEVEAAIKPDDSHFAITRLIALENTIGGKVLSRAYMADAIALARRRGLSIHLDGARIFNASVKLGMPVKDLCAGFDSVSVCLSKGLGTPAGTVLVAKAPIIEKAKRARKMLGGTMRQVGIIGAAGLYALEHHIERLADDHANAKRLGSGLERLGLVVDPVQTNMVFAAFPKEVCGPLQEHLAAEGILAFIDPRSRFVTHLDVDSAAIDRFVETVYAFLAKNTKARPAVLTQAG; from the coding sequence ATGAAACCGATCGACCTTCGCAGCGACACCGTCACCCGTCCCACCACCGCCATGCGCGCCGCGATGGCGCAGGCGGAGGTTGGCGACGACGTCTTCGGCGACGACCCCACGATCAACCGCCTGCAGGAAACGGCGGCGTCGATGTTTGGCATGGATGCGGGGCTGTTCTTTCCCTCGGGCACGCAATCGAACCTCGCCGCGCTCATGGCTCACTGCCAGCGCGGAGAGGAAGTGATCGTCGGGCAGAGCGCCCACACGTACAAGTACGAAGGCGGTGGCGCGGCCGTGCTGGGCTCGATCCAGCCCCAGCCGCTTACCAACAAGCCCGACGGCACGCTCGATCTCGCGGAAGTCGAAGCCGCGATCAAGCCCGACGATTCGCACTTCGCGATCACGCGGCTCATCGCGCTGGAAAACACCATCGGCGGCAAGGTGCTTTCGCGTGCGTACATGGCCGATGCCATTGCGCTCGCCCGGCGCCGCGGCCTCTCCATCCACCTGGACGGCGCCCGCATCTTCAACGCGAGCGTGAAGCTCGGCATGCCGGTGAAGGATCTGTGCGCAGGTTTCGATTCCGTTTCGGTGTGCCTCTCGAAGGGCCTGGGCACGCCCGCGGGGACGGTCCTGGTCGCGAAGGCGCCGATCATCGAGAAGGCGAAACGCGCGCGCAAGATGCTCGGCGGCACGATGCGCCAGGTGGGGATCATCGGCGCGGCCGGACTCTACGCGCTCGAGCATCACATCGAGCGGCTCGCGGACGATCACGCGAATGCCAAGCGTCTCGGGAGCGGGCTGGAGCGCCTCGGCCTCGTGGTGGATCCGGTACAGACGAACATGGTGTTCGCCGCGTTTCCCAAGGAAGTGTGCGGCCCGCTCCAGGAACACCTCGCAGCCGAGGGCATCCTTGCGTTCATCGATCCCCGCTCGCGATTCGTGACGCACCTCGACGTGGATAGCGCAGCGATCGACCGCTTTGTCGAGACCGTCTACGCGTTCCTCGCGAAGAACACGAAGGCGCGGCCGGCGGTGTTGACGCAGGCCGGCTAG